The sequence GATGATTTCCGCCCGGATTTCCTGTCCTATTTGAAGGACCTTTCTGATATCCTCTACCCGTTCACGGCTGATTTCTGATACTGGCAGCAGGGCCTGAACTGCGCCAAGGTCCACAAAGGCGCCAAAATCCTGGATGGAAGTAACCTTCCCCGTGACGATAGCATGTTCTTTTAAGGTTTCCTTGAGCTTGGCGACCTTCTCTGCCTGCAGCGCTTCTTCTATGGCTCGATTGGAGACGATAAGGTTCCGGCCCCCATCCTTATATTCCTGGATTATAAAGGTAAGGTGTTTCCCAACCCAGCTTGAGGTATCTTCCGACCGTTTTAATCCCATCTGAGAATAGGGGCAGAAGGCCCGCCCCTCGCCGATTTTTACTTCGTAGCCGCCCTTGATTTCTTTTTCGACGACCCCTTCCACGGGTATTTTGTTTTTATACGCCTGTTCCAGCAGGGAAAGATCAGTTTTGTCAGCGCTGAGGCGCCTTGTAAAATAGAGCTGTCCGTTTTGAGATTTTACAAAGAACACCCGGATAGGGTCTCCTACTTTAACTGTGAGGTTTCCTTCTTTGTCCAGCACTTCCGCTTTATCTAAAATCCCTTCGCTTTTACCGCCGAGCTGAAGGAATACCGTGTCATCCGAAATATATTCAACGGTGGTTTCCACCATCTGGCCAATTTCGTATTTTTCCCTGCTTCCGAGGTTCTCTTTCATATAACGGGCGAAACTGTTGTCTGCTGCTTCTCTTGCGCGCTGTGCCATAAAATAGCGGCTCCTTGTTCATAAACATTACGCTTCAGTATATCAGAAAAGAAATAGTCTG comes from Treponema sp. J25 and encodes:
- a CDS encoding S1 RNA-binding domain-containing protein → MAQRAREAADNSFARYMKENLGSREKYEIGQMVETTVEYISDDTVFLQLGGKSEGILDKAEVLDKEGNLTVKVGDPIRVFFVKSQNGQLYFTRRLSADKTDLSLLEQAYKNKIPVEGVVEKEIKGGYEVKIGEGRAFCPYSQMGLKRSEDTSSWVGKHLTFIIQEYKDGGRNLIVSNRAIEEALQAEKVAKLKETLKEHAIVTGKVTSIQDFGAFVDLGAVQALLPVSEISRERVEDIRKVLQIGQEIRAEIIKLDWNTEKITLSMKSLQEDPWNKAEEKYPVGSKHSGKVVRITDYGAFVNLEPGLDGLVHVSELRGGGKYNNVKDAVRIGQTLTVQVLEVDSNRKRISLKPASSAEEEAISQKYMASDDANDTYNPFAALLKKK